In a single window of the Schistocerca americana isolate TAMUIC-IGC-003095 chromosome X, iqSchAmer2.1, whole genome shotgun sequence genome:
- the LOC124554789 gene encoding innexin inx2 — protein MFDVFGSVKGLLKLDSVCIDNNLFRLHYKATVIILIAFSLLVTSRQYIGDPIDCIVDEIPLAVMDTYCWIYSTFTIPNRLNGKIGLEVAHPGVGAHVAGKDEVKYHKYYQWVCFVLFFQAILFYIPRYLWKTWEGGRIKMLVLDLNSPVVNEQSKADRKKLLVDYFATNLHTQNFYAYRFFICEALNFVNVVGQIYFMDLFLDGEFTTYGSDVVRFTEMEPEERSDPMSRVFPKVTKCTFHKYGPSGSVQTFDGLCVLPLNIVNEKIYVFLWFWFVILSVLTGIGLVYRLATAMGPQMRMYLLRARSRLAPQDQIETISNKCQIGDWFVLYQLGKNIDPLIYKELVADLAKKLEGKEIV, from the coding sequence ATGTTTGACGTGTTCGGCTCCGTTAAGGGGCTACTGAAATTAGACTCCGTTTGTATTGACAATAACTTGTTTCGTCTGCACTACAAAGCTACTGTTATAATTCTGATTGCATTTTCGCTGTTGGTGACATCGCGTCAGTACATCGGCGACCCAATTGACTGTATTGTGGATGAAATTCCTCTTGCTGTGATGGATACATACTGCTGGATTTACTCTACGTTCACTATTCCAAATCGTTTAAATGGCAAGATAGGGCTAGAAGTGGCTCATCCAGGTGTGGGCGCCCATGTAGCCGGAAAAGATGAGGTGAAGTATCACAAGTATTATCAGTGGGTGTGTTTTGTGCTTTTCTTCCAAGCTATCTTGTTTTATATCCCAAGATATTTGTGGAAGACTTGGGAAGGTGGTCGAATCAAGATGCTTGTGCTAGACTTGAATAGCCCTGTAGTAAACGAACAATCCAAAGCAGATCGTAAGAAGCTCCTAGTGGACTACTTTGCCACAAATctacacacacaaaatttctatgCTTATCgcttttttatttgtgaagcattgaATTTTGTCAACGTCGTTGGACAAATTTACTTTATGGATcttttcttggatggagagttcACAACTTATGGTTCAGATGTTGTACGATTTACAGAAATGGAACCTGAGGAGCGATCTGATCCCATGAGCAGAGTGTTTCCAAAGGTGACGAAATGCACTTTCCATAAATACGGTCCATCGGGTAGTGTGCAAACATTCGATGGCCTCTGCGTCCTTCCTCTGAATATTGTCAACGAGAAGATCTacgtttttctgtggttttggttTGTCATTCTGTCAGTTCTCACAGGAATAGGTCTTGTGTATCGTCTAGCAACTGCGATGGGACCACAGATGCGCATGTATCTTCTGCGTGCTCGCTCTCGTTTGGCGCCGCAAGACCAGATAGAAACAATCTCCAATAAATGCCAGATAGGAGATTGGTTCGTATTGTATCAGCTGGGTAAGAATATAGATCCGCTAATTTATAAAGAACTGGTTGCGGATCTAGCTAAAAAGTTAGAAGGTAAAGAAATAGTATAA